The DNA region AAAACGTATAAATTATGTGTTCCTTATAATGTGATTTAACAGGCAACCTGCAGTTAAAACAACAACGAAGCGCCAACtcaacaacttttttttttaggtAAATGGcttagagatggagatggagaaccactctcaaattcatagacagagctacagATGTAAGGTCTGACCATCCATAAGATCAAAATAATAGTTGAAGTTATATGTGAAGCTATACAGTTAGTTTACAATTACGATGTCTATAAACAATGAAGTAAAACAAGGTTATGTTTTGGATTCTGATGGGGTTAGACAGTTGAACTAATGCCATGAGCCAttaataagttatattcttcaagaatcaatggctgtATATCACTAATTTAAAAGTCAAAACATGGATCCCTTTAAGACGGAGCTTGTTATAGCGACACTAGAAGCGAGTGAAATTGGCTCCATACAAAGCTGTTCTTCCCACCAAATTGACCGACATGTTGCTTGACAACAGCTTCCAAACATTACATCACCTTGCTCCATTGTTCTCTTGAAAAACAATATGTCTATGCGTTGCGCCAGTgtaatattttatcatttcagaCTATGAGAGCATGCGTTTGTTCTATGAATGATTCGCACATACAGTTGTCAAATTGTGAAGGACCGCGTGAAATCCAATGATGCACACCCACGCTCACTTGCTGCGAAAACAATACCTCAAACTGCAGACAACGAATCTAaaagtgagttttcagaactttATTTACAAGTATGTTTTATGTATCCATCATATATATCTTAAGATTTTAGGTTATTCTGTGTGCTCATCAACAACAAAAAGTCTCTCACAGGAAACAGGTGTGTAATCATGTCACCTTCAAATAACCAGTGAAACACTAAAAgttattttatttcttatttctttAATGACAAGGGAGTGGAGGCCAAGCCAGTAAGTCACAGCCTGCTTGAATGGGAGGCTAAAGTGGAAGGACTGAAAGACACGTTGTGGGAAGGTGTGATATGGGCATGAAGTGCTCAGCGTTCACAAAATAATATCGATGATGATTACATGCGGTCTACATTTAGGGCTTGGTGTCTGAACTACCAAAAGTACATTCTGGGGGGGAAGCCATTTTAATTTTCAAATCTTTCCGTTCCATAAGGTGCTGTTTTGCTGCTGACATTGCATTTCACTGAGGCTTACAACTCTGTCCCTCCAACTGTCCAATTCAACGCCATCCCTTTCCACCCCAATGGTGAGTTGCTGGCAATAGATATTGCCATGAAAAGTGTCATAAAAAGGAAACGTGTTTAATTTCCCCCTGTACATGTCTGTTGTGATTGAAGTGGACAAGGACACAGGAAGCCCATGTATCCCCTGCCTGGACAGCGAGTGGAACCCCAGCATCTCAATCAGCAGTATTCTTCTGAGCGTCCAGGTTTGCACCCATTTTACTGCACATTTTGAAATACAGCAGCCTGgtctagatgtaacatagtacatTTAGAgccaggacactcaaattagtatgatatgttacgtttggtaaataaggacactcaaattagtatgatatgttacgtttggtaaataaaattaaaccataaCCTTtgtataactaggcaagtcagttaagaacaaaatcttatttacaatgacggccaaaccccaacgacccaattgtgcgccgccctacgtgactcccaatcacggccggttgtgatacagtctggaatcgaaccagggcctgtagtgaagtctctagcactgagatgcagtgccttagactgctgcgctacCAGGGAGCCCcccataagacagaaggttacttaaggcaaaaaatgAAAGTAGGGTGGTTAGTTGGAACAGATGGCTGGGCGTATAACAggaacatctagcaacccaaaggttgagcATTttaaatctcatcacggacaactttaacATTTGAGCTCATTAGCTACTTTGCacctacttagcatgttagctaacacttCACCTAACCTTAATAACCTAACTCTTAACCCTAAccattaaccctttaacctaactcttaaccctaacccttaacccctaactctagctaacgttagccacaacaaatttgGTAACATGTTGTAGGAATTGCAATTgctaacatatcatacaaattgtaattcgtaacatatcatatgaaatggatgatggacatccacaaattcatacaaaacataacatatcatactaattgtaGTGTCCCAGATGTACGTTTACTATGCTACGTCTACCTCTGAGTCCAGGCTGGATACAGAAATGTGTAGTTTATTGTGATAAAGATAGAACTATTACAtactcgtttaaaaaaaaaagcactGCCACTTGCAGTGTTCATAGAcccatacagtagtagtagtgtagtaataTCACGTCTGTGTGGTCTCCTATGTCCCCTGTAGACCATGCTGTCCAACCCAGTCCTGGAGGGAGCGGTGAACCCCGAAGCTGCTGACATGTTCTGGACCAGCCCATCCACCTACCACCGTGTGGTGCTGGACTGTGTCAGGGCCAGCCAGGAACTGGAGAGTGAGTGAGCACCACCTAGTACAAGGATTAGCTATTGGTTACATTGGGCTACGTTACAAAGCTACactgtaaataaatatatatattattgtacAATTGCAATAGGATTGTGAGTTTGCTCAACAAAAATGTTGTTGATCGAACTCACAACAAAAAGTTTGTGTGTGAAAATGTTGTTGAGCAGAAATACATGCAATAATTCCCTTAAACGTTTATAGTACTGTTAAGACACAAACGGCAGCATCTTTTTCTTTTTCAATGCTTCCTATTGGTTAGAGAGGAACATTGGAGGCTTTCTGCTCCTATCAGAAAGCAGAGTTCATTACAGAAACGGTGCTTCCCTGTGTGACCAGGAAGCCACTGAAGGTGTTGTAGGTATTAGTACTGTCATAGAGCCCTTTCCCTGAGGGGAGACGTATGTAGATCACACCCCAATGGTCCAGCTCTAGAGACAATGCCTTTGAAACATACTTACCACGATGGTCAGTGCGTACATAATTAAATACAACACGTTTTGGTCATCATGGAACAGGCCTACGCTCCATGGTATTCCCAGGCAGTGAATCTGAAGTAGTAGACTCATCTCACTGGTGCTGGGAACATAGCAGTTATTGGGTCCAATGTTGGTGATGACTCTCTTGTAGATCAGTTGGGTTTCAGTATTGAACGGTCCTACAGTTCCTGAATCAGTCAAACCAGCAGAGAACATAttgtctgtgttctctctcttcagctcctcctccacctccttctcaTTGGCTGACACTCTGGTCTCCAAGGCTGTGTTCTCCCTCTTCAGCTCCTCCTCCACCTACTTCTCATTGGCTGACACTCTGGCCTCCATGGCTGTGTTCTCCCTCTTcagctcctcctccacctccttctcaTTGGCTGACACTCTGGCCTCCATGGCTGTGTTCTCCCTCTTcagctcctcctccacctccttctcaTTGGCTGACACTCTGGCCTCCATGGCTGTGTTCTCCCTCTTcagctcctcctccacctccttctcaTTGGCTGACACTCTGGCCTCCATGGCTGTGTTCTCCCTCTTCAGCTCCTCCATGTTGTTCATCTGGAGCTGCAGTTCAGTCTTggtgactctcctctcctctctaagtgcTGTCAGCTACtttgtcctgctcctccacctccttctcgCTGGCTGTCACTCTGGCCCCCATTGGCGGACAGTCCAGCTGCTTGggctgtgttctctgtcttcAGCTCCACCACTGGCCTCCATGTTCCTCAGCTCAGTCTTTGGTGACAGTCCGCTCCACCACCACTGGGTGACCTTACCTCATACCAGGTcatttgaatgtgtcactgtaaaAGGCTGTATGTTAACTCCATGTGTTATTCAGTTGAAGCCCCTCACCCTTTTTGTTCTTACTGGTGGTTGATTTGCATCCTGCAATGTCTTTGCTGATTTTCTTCATTTTGCACCATGAATTTTGGCTACTTTACATTCCACTGTGTTTTGCATTTTTTTGTTATTGAGTAGAAGAGTCTGTGGTTTCACTTTCAGTCTTCAAAGATTCAATTATTTCAAACGATTTACCGCTGGTAAGGGTGGGATGCCGCTAGTCTATTCTAAGATAAGGCTATCATATCCCACCTCACACTGAGTGGTGACAATGATCTGTGTATTATCACCACCTCTCCTGTAGGGAATAGGAAAGCTGTGCAGTTGGACTCACAAAGCAGGtgagagaaatcaaatcaaatgttatttgtcacatacacgtgtttagcagatgttaatgcgagtgtagcgaaatgctttgtgtttctagttccgacagtgcggcaatatctaacaatttcacaacatatacccatatacacacacatttgaaAGGAAGGAATGAAATtaagaatatgtaaatatataATGAGCAAAGGGAATATTTCCACTTTCCATGTGCTCATCTCTTACATTTCCAGAATATTTTTTTATCTTGGATTCCCTTGATTGATTATTTAATTCACAATGATACCACAGACATTACAGTATTATATTCTGTTTTATCCTCTTTTTTTTACATGACACATTCAAAGTGAAATCATTATGAATTTCTTGCATAGTATCATGATAGTACGATACTCTTGATtactgtagttacagtagtttAGTGTAATGTTCTCTGGTTCATGGCTAAATGTAACGCCTCCAGGCTTGTGAGGAGAATCCCTTTTGAGGATTATCTGAAGACATGGACAAAGATGGCCACCACTAAAGCTGGCTCGTGGATGAAGAAGGAATGTATGTCTTTCTATCTAAATAAATGCAGTCTTCATGATCTTGGAATGTACATTAGGAGTTAGCACTGATAGGCTTGTAACAGGCTATCTGTTGTTGTATTCCAGCCCTGGAGGATCTCATCAAGTGCCCTGAGACCTTTGCCATGTATTATGGGTCACCAGGCAAGGAATCTCCCATGGGCACACAGTGTGAAACGTAAGTCTGTTGACTCTGAAAgataaagaggagcagtaaaaataagAGATTACCCCTTGGCTTGTAAGATTGCTGGTTAAAACACATGTCTTATTTCCCATAGCGGCTGCCTTTCCTAAATATGAGTGGGTTTTGCGTCGACTTTCCAGAATTCAATGTGTGTTTATAAACCATGCTATACAAAGGCAACATGTCACTCATTCAGAAAGGTTCAGAGCCTTAATAACCAGATGTGCTCTGTGACAGGTTCAGAACCATAATAACCAGATGTGCTCTGTGACAGGTTCAGAGCCTTAACCAGATGTGCTCTGTGACAGGTTCAGAGCCATAATAACCAGATGTGCTCTGTGACAGGTTCAGAGCCATAATAACCAGATGTGCTCTGTGACAGGTTCAGAGCCATAATAACCAGATGTGCTCTGTGACAGGTTCAGAACCTTAATAACCAGATGTGCTCTGTGCAGGTTCAGAGCCTTAACCAGATGTGCTCTGTGAAAGGTTCAGAGCCATAATAACCAGATGTGCTCTGTGACAGGTTCAGAGCCATAATAACCAGATGTGCTCTGTGGCAGGTTCAGAGCCATAATAACCAGATGTGCTCTGTGGCAGGTTCAGAGCCATAATAACCAGATGTGCTCTGTGACAGGTTCAGAGCCTTAACCAGATGTGCTCTGTGACAGGTTCAGAGCCATAATAACCAGATGTGCTCTGTGACAGGTTCAGAGCCATAATAACCAGATGTGCTCTGTGACAGGTTCAGAGCCTTAACCAGATGTGCTCTGTGACAGGTTCAGAGCCTTAACCAGATGTGCTCTGTGACAGGTTCAGAGCCTTAACCAGATGTGCTCTGTGACAGGTTCAGAGCCTTAATAACCAGATGTGCTCTGTGACAGGTTCAGAGCCTTAACCAGATGTGCTCCGTGACAGGTTCAGAGCCTTAATAACCAGATGTGCTCCATGACAGGTTCAGAGCCTTAATAACCAGATGTGCTCTGTGACAGGTTCAGAGCCTTAACCAGATGTGCTCTGACAGGTTCAGAGCCATAATAACCAGATGTGATCTGTGACAGGTTCAGAGCCATAATAACCAGATGTGATCTGTGACAGGTTCAGAGCCATAATAACCAGATGTGCTCTGTGGCAGGTTCAGAGCCATAATAACCAGATGTGCTCTGTGACAGGTTCAGAGCCATAATAACCAGATGTGCTCTGTGACAGGTTCAGAACCTTAACCAGATGTGCTCTGTGAAAGGTTCAGAGCCTTAATAACCACATGTGCTCTGTGCAGGTTCAGAGCCTTAATAACCAGATGTGCTCTGTGACAGGTTCAGAGCCATAATAACCAGATGTGCTCTGTGACAGGTTCAGAGCCTTAACCAGATGTGCTCTGTGACAGGTTCAGAGCCTTAATAACCAGATGTGCTCTGTGACAGGTTCAGAACCTTAATAACCAGATGTGCTCTGTGGCAGGTTCAGAGCCATAATAACCAGATGTGCTCTGTGGCAGGTTCAGAGCCATAATAACCAGATGTGCTCTGTGACAGGTTCAGAGCCATAATAACCAGATGTGCTCTGTGACAGGTTCAGAGCCTTAATAACCAGATGTGCTCTGTGACAGGTTGAGCCATAATAACCAGATGTGCTCTGTGACAGGTTGAGCCATAATAACCAGATGTGATCTGTGACAGGTTCAGAGCCATAATAACCAGATGTGATCTGTGACAGGTTCAGAGCCATAATAACCAGATGTGCTCTGTGGCAGGTTCAGAGCCATAATAACCAGATGTGCTCTGTGACAGGTTCAGAGCCATAATAACCAGATGTGCTCTGTGACAGGTTCAGAGCCATAATAACCAGATGTGCTCTGTGACAGGTTCAGAACCTTAACCAGATGTGCTCTGTGACAGGTTCAGAGCCTTAATAACCACATGTGCTCTGTGCAGGTTCAGAGCCTTAATAACCAGATGTGCTCTGTGACAGGTTCAGAGCCATAATAACCAGATGTGCTCTGTGACAGGTTCAGAGCCTTAACCAGATGTGCTCTGTGACAGGTTCAGAGCCTTAATAACCAGATGTGCTCTGTGACAGGTTCAGAACCTTAATAACCAGATGTGCTCTGTGGCAGGTTCAGAGCCATAATAACCAGATGTGCTCTGTGGCAGGTTCAGAGCCATAATAACCAGATGTGCTCTGTGACAGGTTCAGAGCCATAATAACCAGATGTGCTCTGTGACAGGTTCAGAGCCTTAATAACCAGATGTGCTCTGTGACAGGTTGAGCCATAATAACCAGATGTGCTCTGTGACAGGTTGAGCCATAATAACCAGATGTGATCTGTGACAGGTTCAGAGCCATAATAACCAGATGTGATCTGTGACAGGTTCAGAGCCATAATAACCAGATGTGCTCTGTGGCAGGTTCAGAGCCATAATAACCAGATGTGCTCTGTGACAGGTTCAGAGCCATAATAACCAGATGTGCTCTGTGACAGGTTCAGAGCCATAATAACCAGATGTGCTCTGTGACAGGTTCAGAGCCATAATAACCAGATGTGCTCTGTGACAGGTTCAGAGCCATAATAACCAGATGTGCTCTGTGACAGGTTCAGAACCTTAACCAGATGTGCTCTGTGACAGGTTCAGAGCCTTAACCAGATGTGCTCTGTGACAGGTTCAGAGCCTTAATAACCACATGTGCTCTGTGACAGGTTCAGAGCCTTAATAACCAGATGTGCTCTGTGACAGGTTCAGAGCCATAATAACCAGATGTGCTCTGTGACAGGTTCAGAGCCTTAACCAGATGTGCTCTGTGACAGGTTCAGAACCTTAATAACCAGATGTGCTCTGTGGCAGGTTCAGAGCCATAATAACCAGATGTGCTCTGTGGCAGGTTCAGAGCCATAATAACCAGATGTGCTCTGTGACAGGTTGAGCCATAATAACCAGATGTGCTCTGTGACAGGTTCAGAGCCATAATAACCAGATGTGCTCTGTGACAGGTTCAGAGCCTTAACCAGATGTGCTCTGTGACAGGTTCAGAGCCTTAATAACCAGATGTGCTCTGACAGGTTCAGAGCCATAATAACCAGATGTGCTCTGTGACAGGTTCAGAGCCTTAATGTATGGTACCGTGCACCAGCCTAAGAAGACCAAACAAgtgagtgaggggagacaggCGAGGATGGACCAAATGAGAAAGATTTACCTCCTCTACAGAACACCAGGTAAGTCCATGAtgaattcagtgtgtgtgtgtgtgtgttagttacacTGAGCAATGACAGAGCCCATCTTTTATGTGTGTCCTTGTAGACATGCTGACCCCTCAGGTGAATGTGCAGAGAGACTCCATGGCCACCAGGGGTCTCTGTAGAGCACGTGACAGACAGCAACAGGACCTCTGGGAGAACGAGGTGGACAAACTGGTGGCCTGGACACACTCACTGTCATTCGAGGAGTTGGAGGAGTGATGCCTCCACGTGCACAAAACCGTGCACGTACATACACGCCTTGCAATTTGATACACTTGACCAATAAAATTTTAAAACTTCTTGTactttattattatatatattactattattatctatattattatcaTCAATATCGTTATTAtcaatattattattagtattggtgtccacatcaccaacgaactatcatggtccaaacataccaagacagtcgtgaagagggcacgacaaaatattttccccctcagtagactgaaaagatttggcatgggcccacatatcctcaaaaggttctacagctgcaccattgagggcatcctgaccggttgcatcaccgcctggtatggcaactgctcggcctccgaccacaaggcactacagagggtagtgcgtacagcccagttcatcactggggccaagcttcctgccatccaggacctctataataggtggtgtcagaggaaagcccataaaattgtcagagactccagtcacccaagttatagactgttctttctgctaccacacggcaagcggtactggagcgccaagtctaggaccaaaatgctcctcaacagcttctacccccaaaccattagactgttgaacaattcataaaaatcgccaccggacaatttacattgttaCCTATGCagagtcacttcgcccccacctacatgtacagattacctcaactagcctgtacccctgcacactgactcgataACGGTgtcccctgtatttagcctcgttattgttattcgtattgtattactttttattactacttttttattttagtctacttggtaaatattttcttcttcttgaactgcactgttggtgaagggcttgtaagtaagcatttcacggtaaagtctacacttgttgtattcggtgcatgtggcaaataaagtttgatttgatttgagagtgTAGGCTGTAGAAGGACTGGGAGAAGGACTGGGGTGGAGCTTAGCCagtaagggtttgtaagtaaggtTGAACCAGTTCCTTTGTAATCTGCTTGTGAGGGATGGTAGGCCAAACTGGTCATAGAGAGAACAGTGGTGGGTGTGGTAGGGGGCTACAGTGTTGGGTGTGGTAGGGGGCTACAGTGGGAGAGAACAGTGGTGGGTGTGGTAGGGGGCTACAGTGGTGGGTGTGGTAGGGGGCTACAGTGGTGGGTGTGATAGGGGGCTACAGTGGTGGGTGTGGTAGGGGGCTACAGTGGTGGGTGTGGTAGGGGGCTACAGTGGTGGGTGTGGTATGGGGCTACAGTGGGAGAGAACAGTGGTGGGTGTGGTATGGGGCTACAGTGGTGGGTGTGGTAGGGGGCTACAGTGGGAGAGAACAGTGTTGGGTGTGGTAGGGGGCTACAGTGGGAGAGAAGTGGTGGGTGTGGTAGGGGGCTACAGTGGTGGGTGTGGTATGGGGCTACAGTGTTGGGTGTGGTATGGGGCTACAGTGGGAGAGAACAGTGGTGGGTGTGGTATGGGGCTACAGTGGTGGGTGTGGTATGGGGCTACAGTGGGAGAGAACAGTGTTGGGTGTGGTAGGGGGCTACAGTGGGAGAGAACAGTGGTGGGTGTGGTAGGGGGCTACAGTATTGGGTGTGGTAGGGGGCTACAGTGGGAGAGAAGTGTTGGGTGTGGTAGGGGGCTACAGTGTTGGGTGTGGTAGGGGGCTACAGTGTTGGGTGTGGTAGGGGGCTACAGTGGTGGGTGTGGTAGGGGGCTACAGTGGGAGAGAACAGTGTTGGGTGTGGTAGGGGGCTACAGTGGGAGAGAACAGTGGTGGGTGTGGTAGGGGGCTACAGTATTGGGTGTGGTAGGGGGCTACAGTGGGAGAGAAGTGTTGGGTGTGGTAGGGGGCTACAGTGTTGGGTGTGGTAGGGGGCTACAGTGTTGGGTGTGGTAGGGGGCTACAGTGTTGGGTGTGGTAGGGGGCTACAGTGTTGGGTGTGGTAGGGGGCTACAGTGTTGGGTGTGGTAGGGGGCTACAGTGGGAGAGAACAGTGGTAGGGGGCTACAGTGGCTAACCTAATGGCTGTGTGGTACAGTGTCCAGTTTTCAACCCAGCCTACATTTGTTTTCctattgtaaaaaatatattgcTTGTTATCGTTTGACAAGTGAGCTTTTGTCTGTGCTTTCTGTCCGTCTTTGTCGGCTGTGTTTTCAACAcccgtctatctgtctgtctatttggataaaagtgtctgctaaatggcatacatATTATGATATGAATTATATTatttagggatgcacgatatgtcagtgaacatatcggaatcggccgatattagctaaaaatgccaacatcggcccgatgtctagtttaacgtctgtgcaaaaccgatgtcaaagctgacgtgcacaCCTATATGACGTAGGTAGATgatgtaatgacgccacgtaaaatgtagcgctacacgtgcaacacagcattcctaacctagcccacaatgtctgctgtgtggatcgagaaGTCAACAAGTCCAGCAGACATTTGAAAGAggaagaacatttcagcgagacaactcaaaggtgaaatccattaacgccaagataatggaattcatttcccttgacaatcaaccgttctgtcatgggtgatgttggctttcgccgactggtcgggCACTGGTAcgcactaccaagtgcgctatttttcagatgttgccctaccggagttacacagtaatagcgtcactgctattagcttcacgactgacatttggactagcgatatcagccccatgagcatgctgagttTGACAACACAGTGGGTCGtcgaggatttcgtactgaggaaagtcGTATTACATGCTCATGAATGTGATGGTTCTCATTCCGCTACTACCATTTCAACAGcgtttgagaacatgtttgaaacatggacacactagctagctccattcaaacaactgactggagaaataaTCTCATCAACTGTGTCTGCAGCCGACGTGACGCCCCTCTGTCATGTCCTCCGAcacaggctgtgaacaagcgattcggtggcattctctctttactgtgtcgccaccatgctcgatgctatgtacaaggaccgatacttcgatgcagacaagaaacagggtttacgtgaaatgttacagacacagctggacaagatggaaacggacacagtgacagtgcgcactgaggaagagaggccacggacaggcagagctgaaacttcactgcttgacatgtatgatgaaatcctggatgagaatgaaatgactgaacaaatgaacaacaaaacaccatagcaagtaagtgaaagaaataggttttgattacgttttactggtaatggggacatacgtaaatgccaacaaaataactttttggtcagtatggtgtgtgtgtgacctttatttaactaggcaagttagttaagaacaaattcttatttacaatgacggcctacaccggccaaaccaggaagacgctgggccaattgtgcgttgccctatgggactcccaatcacggccggatgtgatacagcctggatttgaaccagggactgtagtgacgcctcttgcactaagatgctgtgccttagaacgctgcgtccatgtgtgtgtgtgttaactatttaactgtactataaTGCGCTAAAATTTTCAGTTTTTTTGGCAAGGACAATATGGGATATCGGTACCAGCCAAAAATgacatatcggtgcatcactagtaTTATCATCTATCCATCTATGTGTCAGCTTTGtcaggtcagacagacagtccatcTCCTCCGTGCCTCTCGTCCAGCTTCAGCTTTGtcaggtcagacagacagtccatcTCCTCCGTGCCTCTTGTCCAGAAGCAGCTTTGTCAGGTCAGACAGCCAGTCCATCTCCTCCGTGGATCTTGTCCAGCAGTAGCTTCAGCTTTGTCAAGTCAGACATACAGTCCATCTCCTCCGTGCCTCTTGTCCAGCAGTAGCTTCAGCTTTGTCAAGTCAGACATACAGTCCATCTCCTCCGTGCCTCTTGTCCAGCAGTAGCTTCAGCTTTGTCAAGTCAGACATACAGTCCATCTCCTCCGTGCCTCTTGTCCAGCAGTAGCTTCAGCTTTGTCAAGTCAGACATACAGTCCATCTCCTCCGTGCCTCTTGTCCAGAAGCAGCTTTGTCAGgtcagacagtcagtccatcTCCTCCGTGCCTCTTGTCCAGAAGCAGCTTTGTCAGGTCAGACAGCCAGTCCGTCTCCTCCGTGGATCTCGTCCAGCAGCAGCTTTGTCAGGTCAGACAGCCAGTCCGTCTCCTCCGTGGATCTCGTCCAGCAGCAGCTTTGTCAGGTCAGACAGCCAGTCCGTCTCCTCCGTGGATCTCGTCCAGCAGCAGCTCCAGCTCTGTGATCAGGTCTTTGAACTGAATCCTGTTCTCTGGGGAACTCTCCCAACACCTCCTCATCAGAGAgtatacctacacacacacacacacacacacacacacacacacacacacacacagaagtgcAAAGACCAGATATAAAAATCTTCAAACTTTTTTGGGGTCGGGAagcataaaaaaatgtatatcctGAAAGCTAGGGGTCAAAATGTTGCTATGATAACACACCTGGGAAGACATGTTTATCCTTGTGGATGCAATTGTCCTTTTTATGCTGATGTACATCGGCTTTGATAACGAGCAACCTGCTCAAAGCCATTAGATATGCAGGTTGTTCTATTCCTACTCATTCCTATTGAGCATCGTTATTTTTATACACGTGTCAGagcttaatttgatcaccctgttgttgcAAGAAATTTCCtgtaggaaatgcaaacttgtagtttattcaaggtataaaaaggcttctaaagtttttaatttccactttcaaaatgtcagacttgatttgtcctaaaaaaaaaatgtatcaacccctacaaaaatgtcagtcgattataatccacataataactcccatttcctgttgctgtatgattattttcctgctgtgagaaactggtcaaattaagatcctacatctgtagagtaACACTAGTGACTTTCTATTTAGAAAGGGTGCTATTAGCTttggtgtagggtgaagttgctcCTAGACACTGATCGTGGGTCAATTTAGCATTTTTTCTCACTAATGATTAAGGTTAGGATCGggagaggggaagctgatcctagatctgtacctagaggAAACTTCACCCCAGAGTATTAGCTTTCAGATGAAAGAAACGGAATGACTACAGCCTTTGTGAGCAGGTTAAACCATTTCCCAGAGTTCTCTTACTGCATCTGGGCAGTGAGGTGGACAGGGCAGCCTCCTGCCGGCCATCAGCACTTCCACCA from Salvelinus fontinalis isolate EN_2023a chromosome 26, ASM2944872v1, whole genome shotgun sequence includes:
- the LOC129823730 gene encoding ubiquitin-conjugating enzyme E2 U-like isoform X2 produces the protein MIRTYSCQIVKDRVKSNDAHPRSLAAKTIPQTADNESKSAVLLLTLHFTEAYNSVPPTVQFNAIPFHPNVDKDTGSPCIPCLDSEWNPSISISSILLSVQTMLSNPVLEGAVNPEAADMFWTSPSTYHRVVLDCVRASQELERNRKAVQLDSQSRLVRRIPFEDYLKTWTKMATTKAGSWMKKESLEDLIKCPETFAMYYGSPGKESPMGTQCETFRALMYGTVHQPKKTKQVSEGRQARMDQMRKIYLLYRTPDMLTPQVNVQRDSMATRGLCRARDRQQQDLWENEVDKLVAWTHSLSFEELEE
- the LOC129823730 gene encoding ubiquitin-conjugating enzyme E2 U-like isoform X1: MMHTHAHLLRKQYLKLQTTNLKGVEAKPVSHSLLEWEAKVEGLKDTLWEGAVLLLTLHFTEAYNSVPPTVQFNAIPFHPNVDKDTGSPCIPCLDSEWNPSISISSILLSVQTMLSNPVLEGAVNPEAADMFWTSPSTYHRVVLDCVRASQELERNRKAVQLDSQSRLVRRIPFEDYLKTWTKMATTKAGSWMKKESLEDLIKCPETFAMYYGSPGKESPMGTQCETFRALMYGTVHQPKKTKQVSEGRQARMDQMRKIYLLYRTPDMLTPQVNVQRDSMATRGLCRARDRQQQDLWENEVDKLVAWTHSLSFEELEE